GCTTGTTTTGTGTGCACAATTCATGAAGGATTCGGTGCAAAAAAACATTTGGCAAGAGATTTTTAATCTAGTTTGATTCTATAAGATAGAGAAATGAAAAAGATCATCCATATCGACATGGACGCATTTTATGCATCAGTGGAACAAAGAGACTTCCCTGAAATGAGAGGGAAACCTGTAGTGGTTGGTGGATCTCCGCATTCGAGAGGAGTGGTCTGTGCCGCTAGTTATGAGGCAAGAAAATTTGGGGTGCGGTCTGCCATTCCTTGTTTTCAGGCTTATAAACTTTGTCCCGATGCTATCTTTACACCACCCAGGTTTGAAGTGTATAAAACTGTTTCTAAAGAGATTCGATCCATCTTTTTGGAATATACCGATTTAGTAGAACCTTTGTCCTTAGATGAAGCTTACTTAGATGTCACATCCAATAAATTAAATATCCCATTAGCCAGTACAATCGCAAGAGAGATCAGGAAAAAAATCTTTGAACGCACTGGGCTCACTTGTTCTGCAGGAGTTGCGCAAAATAAATTTTTAGCAAAAATGGCTTCTGAAAAAAATAAACCTAACGGATTATATGTGGTTCTCCCTGGGGAAGAAGAAAAATTCTTAAATGACATTCCCTTGTACAGTTTCCACGGAATCGGAAAAAAAACTTATGAAAAACTCTCTCAATTGGGATATACAAAAGGATCGGAACTGCGGAAAGCAGAGGAATCATTTTTAGTTCAAGAATTTGGAAAGATGGGTGCGGTTTTTTATCGAATGGTAAGGGGAATTGATGATAGGGATGTGATCCCTTTCCGAGATCCCAAATCCATTGGTGTGGAAACTACTTTTAGTCATGATTCGGAAGACTTTTCTTATTTGATTCTCACCTTGGAGGCCTTATCTATTGAATTAGAATTAAGGATGAGTCGAAAAAATAAACAGGGAAAAACTCTCACTTTGAAAACCAAATTCGAAGATTTTACTGTGAAACAAAAATCTATTTCTTCCGATTCTGTTTTCTACTTGGCAGACAACCTTTTCCAACAATCCTCGAATTTGTTGGCAACTGTCTGGAAGGAAAACATCGATCCAGTTAAAAAAATTCGACTTTTAGGAATTTCTGTTACCAACTTTATTTCAGATACAATCAATCAGGATCAACCTTCACTCTTCGGTTAAACTATGTTAGATAACGACAACGATTTAGAATCTCTCGGACCTTTACAAGCCTTGCGAGTCCAAGGTGACCCGGATGCACCTACTGTAGTATTATTTCACGGTTATGGTGCTAGTGCCTTCGATCTATATCCCATCCATGAGGTCTTAGTCACAGATCAAAAATTCAACTGGGTATTTCCACATGGTCACTTGAGTATCCCGCTTATGCCAGGTTATTCAGGTCGAGCCTGGTTCCCGATTGATATGGCAGCT
The sequence above is drawn from the Leptospira wolbachii serovar Codice str. CDC genome and encodes:
- the dinB gene encoding DNA polymerase IV, with protein sequence MKKIIHIDMDAFYASVEQRDFPEMRGKPVVVGGSPHSRGVVCAASYEARKFGVRSAIPCFQAYKLCPDAIFTPPRFEVYKTVSKEIRSIFLEYTDLVEPLSLDEAYLDVTSNKLNIPLASTIAREIRKKIFERTGLTCSAGVAQNKFLAKMASEKNKPNGLYVVLPGEEEKFLNDIPLYSFHGIGKKTYEKLSQLGYTKGSELRKAEESFLVQEFGKMGAVFYRMVRGIDDRDVIPFRDPKSIGVETTFSHDSEDFSYLILTLEALSIELELRMSRKNKQGKTLTLKTKFEDFTVKQKSISSDSVFYLADNLFQQSSNLLATVWKENIDPVKKIRLLGISVTNFISDTINQDQPSLFG